One window of the Elusimicrobiota bacterium genome contains the following:
- a CDS encoding HAD family hydrolase produces the protein MGRKDKKNRAVFIDRDGTIIHEKNYLRKVNEIKLLSGAVEALKILKEKKFKLILVTNQSGIARGFLTTNKLKQIHKYLESMLLRKGVKLDAVYFCPHGPDSGCDCRKPNLGMVKRAQKKFNINLKKSFTVGDHANDYLLGKNMGGKGIFILTGHGKQELKKIKKDKILIKPEKIFKNFLYAAKYMVKN, from the coding sequence TTGGGAAGAAAAGATAAAAAAAACCGCGCGGTTTTCATAGATCGTGACGGCACCATAATACATGAAAAAAATTATTTACGAAAAGTAAATGAAATAAAACTTCTTTCGGGTGCGGTAGAAGCTTTAAAGATTTTGAAAGAAAAGAAATTTAAGCTCATTTTAGTTACAAATCAATCTGGCATTGCAAGAGGTTTTTTGACAACAAATAAATTAAAACAGATTCATAAATATCTTGAAAGTATGCTTTTAAGAAAAGGGGTAAAGCTGGATGCAGTCTATTTTTGTCCTCATGGGCCGGACTCAGGATGCGATTGCAGAAAGCCCAATCTTGGAATGGTAAAACGGGCACAAAAAAAGTTTAATATTAATTTGAAAAAATCTTTTACCGTCGGCGACCATGCCAATGATTATTTGCTCGGGAAAAATATGGGCGGAAAAGGCATATTTATACTAACCGGACACGGGAAACAGGAGCTTAAAAAAATAAAAAAAGATAAAATATTAATTAAACCGGAAAAAATATTTAAAAACTTTCTTTACGCGGCCAAATACATGGTAAAAAATTAA
- the lpxK gene encoding tetraacyldisaccharide 4'-kinase — translation MREFLYPFSFLYRAGLEIDRRITKTRKLPKPVISIGNITWGGTGKTPLVIKTARYLISLGLKPCILTRGYKKKENKIVLVSDGKNMLVPAEISGDEPYLISESVPGAIVVSGSDRFNSAKMVLDKFSPDVFILDDGFQHWDLERDLDIVCINVLNPFGNGLLIPSGILREPLSSLKRADIVVLNNCDLSKNTESIEKKLISEAGIQPIRAEYNPVQLTRIKDKKISAISELKDKPIVALSAIGENIGFKKTLEKLGLNVIQHFKFRDHHWFSKKDIKKVFASVSDRSYIVTTAKDSIRLKKVFETLDNSVTERVYSLDIELKFENGENIWEEKIKKTARFS, via the coding sequence ATGCGAGAATTTTTATATCCTTTTTCTTTCCTCTATAGAGCTGGACTAGAAATTGACAGAAGAATTACTAAGACAAGGAAACTTCCGAAACCGGTAATAAGCATAGGAAACATAACGTGGGGAGGGACCGGTAAAACTCCTTTAGTAATTAAAACCGCCAGATATTTAATTTCTCTCGGTCTAAAGCCCTGTATACTTACCAGGGGATACAAAAAGAAAGAGAATAAAATTGTATTAGTAAGTGACGGCAAAAATATGCTTGTTCCGGCTGAAATATCGGGTGATGAGCCATACTTAATTTCTGAAAGTGTTCCCGGCGCAATAGTTGTTTCTGGGTCAGACAGGTTTAATTCTGCCAAAATGGTTTTAGATAAATTTTCTCCGGATGTTTTCATTTTAGATGACGGATTTCAGCACTGGGATCTTGAGCGGGATCTTGATATCGTATGCATAAATGTTTTAAATCCTTTCGGGAACGGGCTTCTTATTCCGTCCGGTATTTTAAGAGAGCCTTTATCTTCATTGAAAAGAGCTGATATTGTTGTTCTTAACAATTGCGATTTGTCAAAAAATACCGAATCTATTGAAAAAAAGCTTATTTCTGAGGCTGGTATACAGCCGATAAGGGCTGAATATAATCCTGTTCAGCTAACGAGGATAAAGGACAAAAAAATATCAGCTATTTCTGAACTGAAAGACAAGCCAATAGTTGCGTTATCGGCAATAGGCGAAAACATTGGATTTAAGAAAACACTTGAAAAACTCGGCCTTAATGTGATACAGCATTTTAAATTTAGAGACCATCATTGGTTTTCTAAAAAAGATATAAAAAAAGTGTTTGCATCGGTTTCTGACCGGTCTTATATAGTTACTACAGCAAAAGATTCAATACGTTTAAAAAAAGTTTTTGAGACTTTAGATAATAGCGTCACGGAAAGGGTATACTCGCTTGATATTGAATTAAAGTTTGAAAACGGAGAAAATATTTGGGAAGAAAAGATAAAAAAAACCGCGCGGTTTTCATAG